The DNA window TCGATTATTTTTCCAATCTTAAAGGGCTGATTGATCAGGCATACGTTTCCTTGGGTGTTGATTTGCCATTTGTTTTTGCGATCGATAGCAAGAAACAAGCCGAAATACAAGAACGCTTTGCGAACTCGCAAGCAGCTGAAATTCACGAATCAGCCAGTGAAGTTGCGCAGACTGCTGAACCAAATTTCAAATCTAATGTTTTACTTGGAAATCCTATTTCGGATTCAGCCAAGTTAACGATTCTAGATGAGATCAATGATGGCGATAATGTCGTCGTCGAAGGTTACTTATTTAAGTCTGATTATCGCGAAACCAAACGTGGCGGGGCAATTTTAACAATTGAGATCACGGATTATACGAATTCTGTTTCAGCAAAAGTTTTCTCAAGAAGTAAGCATGACAATGAAGTTCTGAAAAATATGCCTAGCGATCTTTGGGTAAAAATCCGAGGCAGGGTAGCCGTTGATGACTATATGGGCGGGGAACTGTCGCTCAATATTAACGATATGCAAACGATCGAAAAGGAAAGTGATTCTGATCCGATTGCAGAGGGCCAAAAACGGCGCATTGAGCTGCATGCGCATACAACTATGACAGCTTTAAATGCTGTTAACTCAGCTAGTGAGCTGTTTAGTCAAGCTGCTCAATGGGATCAAGAAGCTTTGGCAATTATGGATAATGCTGGTGTTCAAGCGTTTCCAGAGGCGGCAGCATCAAGCAAAAAATATGCTGTTAAAGCTATTTATGGCCTGGAAGTGAATTATGTTGAAGATGGCGAACCAATCGCAATCAATACACAGCACGAGGTTTTAAAAGACCAGTTGTACACTATTTTTGATATTGAAACAACGGGTCTATCGGCTGTCAACGATAAAATCATTCAATTATCAGCCGTGAAGATGAAAAATGGCGTGGTTATTGATACTTTTGACGAATTCATCAACCCTGGTTTTCCTTTATCCGAACAGACGATCAATTTAACTGGTATTACTGATGATCTTGTCAAAGATAGCAAACCTGAGGCAGAGGTTTTGAAGCTGTTTCAGGATTTTTATGCGGGTACGATTTTATCTGGCCACAATGTTATTAAATTCGATTATGGTTTTGTCAATCATGCGCTTTCGATGCATCAAATGCCTAAAATCGATAGTTTAGTGATTGATACCTTGAATCTGGCACGATGGCTTCATCCATCTTTTGGGCGCTATACATTGGATTTTTTGTCAAAAAAGTTCAGCGTTAATCTAGAGCATCATCATCGTGCGATTGACGATTCGACTGCAACTGGTATGCTGCTGCATTTGTTTTTGAAGGAAGCTGAAGATGATCATGCGGTCATTTTTGATCAGCAGCTGAATGAACATAGCGATGATCATGCTAGTTGGCGTCAAACGAGACCAACTCATTTGTCGATCTTAGTACGGAATCAGACTGGTTTAAAAAATCTTTACAAGTTAGTCTCTGAGTCAAATATTAATTACTATTATCGTGTTTCTCGAACACCAAAAAGTCTTTTGGCCAAATATCGAGAGGGTCTTTTGATCGGTTCTGGCGATGTCGGTGGCGATTTATTTGATACATTAGCCCGAGAAGGTATTGATAAAGCTGAAGAATTAGCTCGACGAATTAATTTTGATTATCTTGAAGTTCAGCCTTTAGAAAATTACCAGCCTCGGATCGAATCTGGTTTTATCAAAGACCAGGCATTATTGACCAATTTAGTGAAACAATATGTTAAGTTGGCTGAAATTCTTAAGAAACCATTAGTTGTAACGGGTGACGTTCATTATCTTGGCGAAAAAGATCGTATTTATCGCACGATTCTTTTAAATTCTAAAATTGCTCGATCATCTGCAGCTGGTGAAACACGATACACCTTAGCTGATCTTTCAATGAAAAAGACGCAGACTTTGCTCGATGAATTTGCTTTTCTTGGTAAAGCGAAAGCCTATGAGATCGTTGTTGAAAATACACATAAGATCAACGACATGATCGATGATGTTCAACCACTAAAAAATGGTCTATCAACACCGAAAATCGAGGGTTCAGAGGATATTTTGCGGAAAAAGACTTTCGCTCGTGCAAAAGAAATGTATGGTGATCCTTTGCCTGATATTATTCAAAAGCGTTTGGATCGGGAATTAAATGCCATTATCGGTAATGGTTATGCGGTTATTTATGTCATTAGTCAGCGATTAGTGGCTAAATCCAATAAAGACGGTTATTTAGTTGGCTCTCGTGGGTCTGTTGGATCATCATTGGTTGCAACGATGATGGGTATTACCGAGGTCAATCCTTTGCCGCCACATTATCGTTCGATCAATGGCAATTATACAGAATTCGTTGATGATATCAGCGTTTCCTCTGGTTTTGATTTGCCAGAAAAACGCAATCCGCTTGATGATACGATTCTGATCGGCGATGGACAAAATATTCCTTTTGAAACTTTTTTGGGTTTTAAAGGTGACAAGGTACCTGATATCGATCTAAATTTTTCTGGTGACTACCAACCGATCGCTCACAACTATACAAAAGTGATGTTCGGTGAAAATAATGTCTTCCGAGCCGGTACTATTGGCACAGTTGCTGAAAAAACGGCTTACGGTATGGTTAAAAACTACGAAGAAGCAAATGACCTTCACTATCGAAAAGCCGAAGAAGACCGCTTGTCTGATGGCATTACAGGTGTTAAACGGACTACCGGTCAGCATGCCGGCGGTATTATTATTATTCCGTCGGATCATGATGTCTACGATTTCACGCCAATTCAATATCCGGCTGATGATGTTAATTCGAACTGGAAAACAACACACTTGGATTATCATTCCATTCACGACAATGTTTTAAAAATGGATATTCTAGGTCATGATGATCCGACACTATTGCGAGCTTTGCAGGATATGTCAGGAATTGATCCAAAGACGATCCCTGTGAACGACTCCGGTGTTATATCACTATTCACTTCACCAAAGGCTTTGGGAGTCACCGCAGAAGAAATTATGTCGAATACTGGAACCCTTGGTATTCCAGAATTTGGAACTAATTTTGTTCGTGGCATGCTCGAGCAGACAAAACCGCACAATTTTGGTGAATTATTGCAAATTTCTGGCCTTTCACATGGTACAAACGTTTGGAATGGCAATGCTGACGAATTGATTAAAAATGGTCAAGCTAATATCGGTACTGTCATTGGAACCCGCGATAAGATCATGACTGATTTAATGTCTTTTGGTCTTGAATCTTCTGATGCTTTTCAAATCATGGAAAAGGTTCGTAAAGGTAAAGGTATTTCGCCTGAACACATGGAGATATTGAAGTCTCATCCTAAAGTTCCCAATTGGTATATTGATTCGATGCAGAAAATTCAATATATGTTTCCTCGAGCTCATGCGGCGGCGTATGTGACTTCTGCGTTAAGAATTGCGTTTTTCAAAGTTTATTTCCCGGCCATTTATTATGCGGCTTATTTCTCAGTTCGTGCCAAAGATAAAACAATTGATGCGGTCGGTATTACGCAAGGGAAGACGAAAGTGCAGGCCCTCGTTAAAAGTTATCGCAGCCGTTACAATGATCTGAATAAAGAAG is part of the Oenococcus sicerae genome and encodes:
- a CDS encoding PolC-type DNA polymerase III — protein: MSENQSKLQILLKQIGHGQDDLIDQLRGAVLNDVQVFPEQRKWLFELSSDVFLDTTSLARFILDAKAIFSKENIHSEFRFKIEKKATTVQLNDYWNLVLALIAHNTPYTNEISRGIEFVNTGEQLEALLMTQAGIDYFSNLKGLIDQAYVSLGVDLPFVFAIDSKKQAEIQERFANSQAAEIHESASEVAQTAEPNFKSNVLLGNPISDSAKLTILDEINDGDNVVVEGYLFKSDYRETKRGGAILTIEITDYTNSVSAKVFSRSKHDNEVLKNMPSDLWVKIRGRVAVDDYMGGELSLNINDMQTIEKESDSDPIAEGQKRRIELHAHTTMTALNAVNSASELFSQAAQWDQEALAIMDNAGVQAFPEAAASSKKYAVKAIYGLEVNYVEDGEPIAINTQHEVLKDQLYTIFDIETTGLSAVNDKIIQLSAVKMKNGVVIDTFDEFINPGFPLSEQTINLTGITDDLVKDSKPEAEVLKLFQDFYAGTILSGHNVIKFDYGFVNHALSMHQMPKIDSLVIDTLNLARWLHPSFGRYTLDFLSKKFSVNLEHHHRAIDDSTATGMLLHLFLKEAEDDHAVIFDQQLNEHSDDHASWRQTRPTHLSILVRNQTGLKNLYKLVSESNINYYYRVSRTPKSLLAKYREGLLIGSGDVGGDLFDTLAREGIDKAEELARRINFDYLEVQPLENYQPRIESGFIKDQALLTNLVKQYVKLAEILKKPLVVTGDVHYLGEKDRIYRTILLNSKIARSSAAGETRYTLADLSMKKTQTLLDEFAFLGKAKAYEIVVENTHKINDMIDDVQPLKNGLSTPKIEGSEDILRKKTFARAKEMYGDPLPDIIQKRLDRELNAIIGNGYAVIYVISQRLVAKSNKDGYLVGSRGSVGSSLVATMMGITEVNPLPPHYRSINGNYTEFVDDISVSSGFDLPEKRNPLDDTILIGDGQNIPFETFLGFKGDKVPDIDLNFSGDYQPIAHNYTKVMFGENNVFRAGTIGTVAEKTAYGMVKNYEEANDLHYRKAEEDRLSDGITGVKRTTGQHAGGIIIIPSDHDVYDFTPIQYPADDVNSNWKTTHLDYHSIHDNVLKMDILGHDDPTLLRALQDMSGIDPKTIPVNDSGVISLFTSPKALGVTAEEIMSNTGTLGIPEFGTNFVRGMLEQTKPHNFGELLQISGLSHGTNVWNGNADELIKNGQANIGTVIGTRDKIMTDLMSFGLESSDAFQIMEKVRKGKGISPEHMEILKSHPKVPNWYIDSMQKIQYMFPRAHAAAYVTSALRIAFFKVYFPAIYYAAYFSVRAKDKTIDAVGITQGKTKVQALVKSYRSRYNDLNKEEAKTLAIYEIANEAWQRGIEFKMVDLYESEAFDWKINGNQIILPFIALQGLGDNVAKTIVAARAEHEFISKEDLAKRGSVNKTLIEFMDQNHMLDGMTDANQMDLFAI